The genome window AATCATGATATCTTCCGGAATCTTCCGGCCAAGCGTTTGGGCAATTTGGGCGGCTGTAGCCGCCAATCGGTCATTTCTGGCAAAAATCGCGTCAATTTGCCGGTTCTTTACCAAATATTCGGCAAATTGGCTCTGCCACTGCTGCTCATCATAACCGATAAAGGTTTTCGCTAAAATTTGCCCGTCCGTCAGACCGTGCCGGCGGCCAACTGCCTGAAAAGCCAAAAACCGGATATCCTTTTTTAAGTTTCTTTTTTTGAGCGGTTCCGCCAAATAGACGATATTTTTTGCGCCTTTTTGCCAAAGTCTTTCCAAAGCGTCCGCCACTCCCTGATACAGACCCGAATCAATCGTTGCCACCCCCGCCGGAATCCGATCGTATTTTTTAGTTAAAAACAATACCACCGGTGTACCGGCGCGGGCAATCTGGCGGATATATTCTTCTTTAAAGCCGGCGGAATTAATGATAATCCCGTCAAACTGACTATTGACCACTCTGGCCAAATAGGAATCAACATTGTGATATTTGCACAGCGACACCAAATAGCCTTTATCATAGGCGTATTGATCTAATCGGAATAAAATTTCGCCATAATATTCATCCAATACCATATCGGCAATCAGCAGAATCTGGCGGCTGCTTTTCTTGCGCAGAGCCCTGGCAATCACATTAGGGTGATAATTCAGCTCCGCCACCGCTTTTTCCACGCGCTCACGCTTTTCGGCCGCCACATAGCGGTTGTTATTGATCACATAAGAGACTATAGTTTCGCTGACACCGGCATACTTAGCCACATCCGCCCGGGTCACTCTTATGCTTTTTCCTTCCGCTCTCTGCTTTTGCACCTCGGCATCTTTCGCTTTTGGTTTCACTTTGTTCCTTTCTGTTTTCAGCCGGGCTAATTAATATTTCCGGTTATATTCCGTAATCGGCAGCCCGGTGGAGTAGCCGTATTCGCCAACTTCTCCCGCCTCCCGGTGACGGCTCCTAGCGTAGCCGCCGCAGTTCCACGATACCTTTTGCCGGTCTTTCCGCCATGGTCTTTTCTCCCAATAATATCCTCTAAGCGGATCGCGGGTGTCATTCTGCCAGTCAAGCAGCAAATCGTGCAGCTGGTTGCGAATGGCTTCACAGGCCGGGTCATCAATTAAATTGTGTATTTCATTATAATCTTCTTCTAAATTATAAAGTTCATCCTGGGTCATCAGGTTGACGGTTAATTTCCACTTACCCTTGACCACACAGCGCACCGGCTGGAATCCGCCCCAACCGTCATGGTCGACCTCGTAACGGTTAAACTCAACAAATACCGGCCGGCCTTCCTTTTGCCGGCTAATTTCCTTGTCGGTAAGATTAGGCAGCAGACTTTGCCCTTCCAAACTGTTCGGCTGTGGCAAACCGTAAAAATCCAAAATCGTCGGAACAACATCGACATGCGAAACCGGCATTTCCGTAGTAATTCCAGCTTCAATGCGATCCTTCCAGCGAACAATCAGCGGAATATTGGTGATTTCCTCATACATGGCCGGCCCCTTAGAATAAATACCGTGCGAGCCTTGCGCATCACCATGATCGGAAGTATACAGCACCAGTGCATCTTCGGCGTTTTTCTCCGCTGCCTGTAAGACCCGGCCGATTTGCGAATCAATGTAAGAGTTCGACCCCAGCAAACCAACGGAAAAGCCATCTCTTTTGCTGCCCTTAAGTTCTAAAAATCTTTCATGCCATACCTTGATATGATCCGGCAGCTTGGAAAAATCCATATGCTGATTCGGTTTTTGCAAATAAGGCTGATAAAACGGCTCATAAAATGACTTGGGTGACAGGAACGGATCATGCGGCTCATCATAGGAAACAACTAAAAAATAATCCTCATCCTTGTGCTTTTCTATAAAGTCAAGCGCTCTTTGTGTGCAGCGGTAGCCAAAAGTAAACTCCTCGCTGATGCCGTTGCCCTCCAGCGCCGTAGCCAGCATTCGGGAGCGGGCTCTGTCCTCGTCACTGTCCAATTCGTCCAAATAGTTACGCATATCGTACCAATAGTTCTTATCCCAGCCATCCGGGCAAATCCCGTCACCGAAGTAATCGCCTCCGTCCAAATGCCATTTGCCGATATAGGCGGTATGAATCCCCGCCCGGCTAAGGCGCTGGCCAATGGTCAGGCTTTGCTGCGACAGAGCCATGCAGTTGCCCAACATGCCGTTGGTATGCGGATAGGTACCGGTAAACAGCCCCGCCCGAGCCGGGCCGCACACCGGCTGCGTGGTATAAGCCGCCTGAAAAGATAAACCCTGATCGCACAAATGATCAAGACAGGGCGTATGCATATCCTCGCCCCGCTCGTTACAGCGGCTGATCATATCCCGCCTTTGGCTGTCCGTCATGATTAAAATAAATTGTTTTTTAGCCATCATTGCCTCCTTTTTTGATTTCATGCAGGCATGCGGATCTTCGGCTAGGCTCGTATTTTGCCAAGTTCAGAATGCTTGCCTGAATGGTAACTTCTTCTGTCTGCTTTTCTCCGCTTTCGCTCCGGTATACACACGAATGTACATTGCCCGAAAAAAGAAAACTATGCTTCTGCCGCTGCTTTTGGCCCGGCATCCGCCATTATCCAAAAAATCTATTTAAAACTTAATTTATTTTTTTTATAAAAACAGTTTATCATAATCTGCTGCAAAAGACAATAGGGAAAAAAGTTTATTCCTTTTCAGCCAGCAACCCGCTTAGCTGCTGAAACTCCACCAGCGACAACCTCTCTCCCCGGATATCTTCCGGCAGCGCCATTTCGCTGAGTGCCGCCTTTATTTTTTCCTTGGGAGCAATGCCCTTATTGCTGAGTGCATTGAGCAGGGTCTTACGTCTTTGCTCAAAAGCCGCGGCAATCACCCGAAAAAGATACTTTTCCGCCTGTTCGGAAAGTTCCGGGTAAAGGTCCGGTTCCGTATCCGCCGGGCAAGCGTCCCGACTGCCGGCCGAAATCCTTTCCGCCCCGGCACCGGGTCGGGTTTTAATCTGCAAATGCAGCACTGCCGACATCACCTTGGGCGCGGGTAAAAAGACATGCGGCGGTACCGTCATCACGATTTTTGGTTCCGCATAATAGGCGGCCGCCAAAGTAATCGCTCCGTAATCCTTACCTCCCGGCTGCGCCTGAATCCGGTCGGCCACTTCCTTTTGCACCATAATTGTAATCGTCCGCAGCGGCAGTCTTTCTTCTAGCAGCTTCATCAAAATCGGAGTCGTGATGTAATACGGCAAATTGGCCACCACTTTGATACTTTCTCCGGGGTATTTTTCCTGCAGATAGGTTTTCAAGTCCCATTTCAGCACATCGGCAAAGATCAGCTCGACATTGGAAAATTCCTTTAAGCTTTCCTTTAAAACCGGCGCCAGTTCTATGTCAATCTCAACTGCCGTCACCGCCTTGGCCGCCTCAGCCAGCTGGGCCGTCAGCCCGCCGGCACCCGGACCGATTTCAATCACCACATCATCTTTCGTAATACCTGCTTTTTCGACAATTTCCTCAAAAATCCGGCGGTCGGTAATGAAGTTTTGGCCAAACTTTTTCTTGAGGACAAAGCCATGCTCCTGAACCAGTTTTTTAGTATCCGCTTTCATTTAAAATATATTTCTCCACAATTTCCGCCACACCGCCTTCGTTATTGGTTCTTTCTGTGACGACATCGGCAACTTCCTTGACCTTGGGGTTCGCGTTTTTCATAGCCACACCCAGCCCCGCATACTCAATCATATAGGCATCGTTAAAGCTGTCCCCGATGCAGATCACCTCGCCGGCCGGAATATTCAGATGCTCCGCCAGATATTTGACAGCCAGTCCCTTGTTGGAAGTTTTATAGACTGCTTCCAGATATTCCGGTTTGGAGAAAAAGTAATGATATTCCTCGCCGAACTCTGCTTCCAATTCGCTGCGCAGCGTTTCCAACACTTTTCTGTCGGTGGAATTGAATAAAATCTTAATCGAATACGGCAGCACCGTTAAATCTTCGACTACCCGGCCGACCACGCCGGTATTGGCTTCGTATTGATTAATCCTCGGATCGTCTTGGTCAACCGTCAGGCCGTCACAATAACATTGAATAATCACCGGATACCGGCGAGCGATCATTATCATTTTTTTCAGGTTTTCACCCTTAATTTCATCCCGCCACAAAGTTACTCCGCCCAAAGTCTGCACCACCGCCCCGTTATAGGAAATAAAATAATCTTCATCGGTAAACAGATCCGTTTTTTTCATAATATTTTCCATTGACGCGCTTTCCCGGCCGGAGCAAAGCACCACATAAACACCCTTTTCCTTCGCCTGCCGCAGCGTGCGGAAATTGTCCGGATGAATTGACAAATCATCCGCTAATAAAGTGTCATCCAAATCAATTGCAATCAAACGATACATATTTTTTCCCTTTCTGTTTGCGGTTCAGACCGGCATAAGCACTATTTACTGGACAATCTTTCCCGTTCCGAAACTGCTTTTTCCAGCACTGCTTGTTCTTCCTTGGACATAACCTGATCGACCTCGCCTCTGACCACTTCCTTAGCATAAGAAAAAGAAAAATCCGTGCTGTGAATACTATTAATTAAAACTCCGCTGTTTTCCTCATTGAGCAGTGCCAACGCATAGGATACCTTGCCGCCCTGCGTGGCAAAAGCATCATACTTAATGAGTCTGACTTTTTTGATGGCTTTTTTCTCTTTAGCCATAAACCTGGTCAGTCGCCGCTTTTCTTCCTTACATTCCTGACTCAGCCGTTCCAATTCCATTCTTAATTCTTTTGCTTCTTGTTCTAAAGTTTTATCTAAAGCGCCGCTTTCA of Lachnospiraceae bacterium oral taxon 500 contains these proteins:
- a CDS encoding LacI family transcriptional regulator; the encoded protein is MKPKAKDAEVQKQRAEGKSIRVTRADVAKYAGVSETIVSYVINNNRYVAAEKRERVEKAVAELNYHPNVIARALRKKSSRQILLIADMVLDEYYGEILFRLDQYAYDKGYLVSLCKYHNVDSYLARVVNSQFDGIIINSAGFKEEYIRQIARAGTPVVLFLTKKYDRIPAGVATIDSGLYQGVADALERLWQKGAKNIVYLAEPLKKRNLKKDIRFLAFQAVGRRHGLTDGQILAKTFIGYDEQQWQSQFAEYLVKNRQIDAIFARNDRLAATAAQIAQTLGRKIPEDIMILGVDNSSISRLMTPGITTIEQQKEAMSKAAVELIESMNQSAGGHMLPRQDLKKTFATKLIERESTNRQR
- a CDS encoding sulfatase, which gives rise to MAKKQFILIMTDSQRRDMISRCNERGEDMHTPCLDHLCDQGLSFQAAYTTQPVCGPARAGLFTGTYPHTNGMLGNCMALSQQSLTIGQRLSRAGIHTAYIGKWHLDGGDYFGDGICPDGWDKNYWYDMRNYLDELDSDEDRARSRMLATALEGNGISEEFTFGYRCTQRALDFIEKHKDEDYFLVVSYDEPHDPFLSPKSFYEPFYQPYLQKPNQHMDFSKLPDHIKVWHERFLELKGSKRDGFSVGLLGSNSYIDSQIGRVLQAAEKNAEDALVLYTSDHGDAQGSHGIYSKGPAMYEEITNIPLIVRWKDRIEAGITTEMPVSHVDVVPTILDFYGLPQPNSLEGQSLLPNLTDKEISRQKEGRPVFVEFNRYEVDHDGWGGFQPVRCVVKGKWKLTVNLMTQDELYNLEEDYNEIHNLIDDPACEAIRNQLHDLLLDWQNDTRDPLRGYYWEKRPWRKDRQKVSWNCGGYARSRHREAGEVGEYGYSTGLPITEYNRKY
- a CDS encoding 16S rRNA (adenine(1518)-N(6)/adenine(1519)-N(6))-dimethyltransferase, coding for MKADTKKLVQEHGFVLKKKFGQNFITDRRIFEEIVEKAGITKDDVVIEIGPGAGGLTAQLAEAAKAVTAVEIDIELAPVLKESLKEFSNVELIFADVLKWDLKTYLQEKYPGESIKVVANLPYYITTPILMKLLEERLPLRTITIMVQKEVADRIQAQPGGKDYGAITLAAAYYAEPKIVMTVPPHVFLPAPKVMSAVLHLQIKTRPGAGAERISAGSRDACPADTEPDLYPELSEQAEKYLFRVIAAAFEQRRKTLLNALSNKGIAPKEKIKAALSEMALPEDIRGERLSLVEFQQLSGLLAEKE